In Acidobacteriota bacterium, one DNA window encodes the following:
- a CDS encoding BMP family protein: MSDRSVRPFAACAAALALAACVAPKDTPKPSAPAFTVALLTPGPISDAGWNAGAYEGLKAIEKEMGAGVSHVQVKSPSEFEEQFRAYAAKGTSLVFGHGFEFQDAAERVAKEYPKTVFVTTSGSRTAPNLAPIVFELEQAAYLCGILAGRTTKTGRAGMVGGVELPSIKSTFLAFEGGFKAAREGGTATSVFTGSFEDVAGAKAASLALADKGADSLFQNADAAALGVFKAAEDRKIAAFGTNKDQNALSPSVLASAVIDMPRAFLETARRVKTGAFDGKPLRYGLESGVVSFVLSPAANVPQPVRDELKATEDRIRAGTLTVPRGNF; the protein is encoded by the coding sequence GTGAGCGATCGTTCCGTGCGTCCGTTTGCAGCCTGCGCCGCCGCCCTCGCCCTCGCTGCCTGCGTCGCGCCAAAGGACACGCCGAAGCCGTCCGCCCCGGCGTTCACCGTCGCGCTCCTGACCCCCGGGCCGATCTCCGACGCCGGGTGGAACGCCGGCGCGTACGAGGGGCTCAAGGCGATCGAGAAGGAAATGGGCGCCGGCGTTTCGCACGTGCAGGTCAAGTCGCCGTCCGAGTTCGAGGAGCAGTTCCGCGCCTACGCGGCGAAGGGGACGAGCCTCGTCTTCGGCCACGGGTTCGAGTTCCAGGACGCGGCCGAGCGCGTCGCGAAGGAGTACCCGAAGACCGTCTTCGTCACGACGTCCGGCTCGCGCACGGCCCCGAACCTCGCGCCGATCGTCTTCGAGCTCGAGCAGGCCGCGTACCTCTGCGGGATCCTGGCCGGACGGACGACGAAGACGGGCAGGGCGGGGATGGTGGGCGGCGTCGAGCTCCCGTCGATCAAGTCCACGTTCCTCGCCTTCGAAGGCGGCTTCAAGGCTGCAAGAGAGGGAGGCACGGCGACGTCCGTCTTCACGGGCTCTTTCGAGGACGTCGCGGGCGCGAAGGCCGCCTCGCTCGCGCTCGCGGACAAGGGCGCCGACTCCCTGTTCCAGAACGCGGACGCCGCGGCGCTCGGCGTCTTCAAGGCGGCCGAGGACCGGAAGATCGCTGCCTTCGGCACGAACAAGGACCAGAACGCGCTCTCCCCTTCCGTCCTCGCGTCCGCGGTCATCGACATGCCGCGCGCCTTCCTCGAAACGGCCAGGCGCGTCAAGACCGGAGCGTTCGACGGCAAGCCGCTGCGTTACGGCCTCGAAAGCGGCGTCGTCTCCTTCGTCCTGTCGCCGGCGGCGAACGTTCCGCAGCCGGTGCGGGACGAGCTGAAGGCGACCGAGGACCGGATTCGCGCGGGCACTCTGACGGTCCCGAGAGGCAATTTCTGA
- a CDS encoding ATP-binding cassette domain-containing protein yields MSAAHRPGSSGSSAPMPIQPSKKSSSSSSLPALELRLISKRFGETQALSEANLFVFPGEIHALLGENGAGKSTLVSIAAGRLAADSGEILRGGRTVRFAGARDARDAGLALVPQHDLLVGAVSVADNLALLDRNAPFVESARARRTRVARLAEAFGLELGGPDDRVDALPVGTRQRIEIAGALAGEPDILILDEPTAVLSPDETATLFAALRRQADAGAAIVLITHRLAEVFAGADRLTLLARGRTVKQCLIGETTAAEIGGLLIAGSGAGKARAPASHAPYSLSKKGALTRASKSATSGRPPHLRSKSFFPSLFPPASSSSFSPSTATGRTRSRPRSPG; encoded by the coding sequence GTGAGCGCCGCCCACAGGCCAGGCTCCAGCGGTTCCTCTGCGCCGATGCCCATTCAACCTTCTAAGAAATCTTCGTCTTCCTCTTCGCTTCCCGCGCTCGAGCTGCGGCTGATCTCGAAGCGCTTTGGCGAGACGCAGGCTCTTTCCGAAGCCAACCTCTTCGTCTTCCCCGGCGAGATCCACGCGCTCCTCGGCGAGAACGGAGCCGGCAAGTCGACTCTCGTCTCGATCGCCGCGGGACGCCTTGCGGCCGATTCCGGCGAGATCCTGCGCGGCGGTCGAACCGTCCGGTTCGCGGGCGCCCGGGACGCGCGCGACGCGGGCCTCGCGCTCGTCCCGCAGCACGACCTCCTCGTCGGAGCCGTGAGCGTCGCGGACAACCTCGCGCTTCTCGACCGGAACGCGCCCTTTGTCGAGAGCGCGCGGGCACGGCGCACACGCGTCGCGCGGCTCGCGGAGGCGTTCGGCCTCGAGCTCGGCGGCCCGGACGACCGCGTCGACGCGCTGCCGGTCGGCACCCGCCAGCGCATCGAGATCGCGGGCGCGCTCGCAGGCGAACCGGACATCCTCATCCTCGACGAGCCGACGGCCGTCCTCTCCCCCGACGAGACGGCGACCCTCTTCGCCGCCCTCCGCAGGCAGGCCGACGCCGGCGCCGCGATCGTCCTCATCACGCACCGCCTCGCCGAGGTCTTCGCGGGCGCCGACAGGCTGACGCTCCTCGCGCGCGGCAGGACGGTGAAGCAATGCCTCATCGGCGAGACGACGGCGGCGGAGATCGGCGGGCTCCTGATCGCGGGCTCGGGGGCGGGGAAAGCGCGCGCCCCGGCGAGCCACGCCCCCTACTCACTTTCGAAGAAAGGCGCCCTGACAAGAGCCTCGAAGTCCGCAACTTCAGGCCGGCCGCCACACCTCCGAAGCAAGAGCTTCTTTCCTTCTCTCTTTCCCCCGGCGAGCTCCTCGTCCTTCTCGCCATCGACGGCAACGGGGCGGACACGATCGCGTCCGCGGTCGCCGGGCTGA
- a CDS encoding alpha/beta hydrolase, whose translation MPRITRTALFVLLAAPFVARAATLIPGGERVSLPSKVLGEERTLLVAVPDGYAASNVRYPVLYLTDAETQFVHTSATAGFLARTGSMPGVIVVGVVNTDRSRDLTPSRDPRFPTSGGADRFLDFLETELVPFVEARYRTAPYRIFAGHSAGGNFAFHAMRTRPGLFQGVIAVSPWLVWDKRKGLAPLTAFLSGGGVRTRALFFTSGDEGEEMRDVLGQVSAALKSSSPKNLRWSSAHFPGEHHDSVVLQSHYAGFRMIFDGWSIPTDPETEQLVGSLDDVKKRYADLSDRFGFTVTPPEVSVNRLGYQALVRKNLPAALGFFRYNASTYPESPNVHDSLGDALEASGLLDEALASFSRAAELGAKSADPNAKIFKANADRVRVRLATQASEAPARRQ comes from the coding sequence ATGCCCCGCATCACGCGCACGGCCCTCTTCGTCCTGCTCGCCGCGCCTTTCGTCGCTCGCGCCGCGACGCTCATCCCGGGCGGCGAGCGCGTTTCCCTTCCGTCGAAGGTCCTGGGAGAGGAGCGGACGCTCCTCGTCGCCGTCCCGGACGGCTACGCGGCCTCGAACGTCCGGTACCCGGTCCTCTACCTCACGGACGCCGAGACGCAGTTCGTCCACACGAGCGCGACCGCCGGCTTCCTGGCGCGGACCGGCTCCATGCCCGGCGTCATCGTCGTGGGCGTCGTGAACACGGACCGCTCCCGCGACCTCACGCCGTCCCGCGATCCGCGCTTCCCGACGAGCGGGGGCGCGGACCGGTTCCTGGACTTCCTCGAGACGGAGCTCGTTCCGTTCGTCGAGGCGCGTTACCGGACCGCTCCCTACCGGATCTTCGCGGGGCACTCGGCCGGCGGGAACTTCGCGTTCCACGCGATGCGGACCCGGCCGGGCCTGTTCCAGGGGGTCATCGCCGTGAGCCCCTGGCTCGTGTGGGACAAGCGCAAGGGCCTCGCGCCCCTGACCGCATTCCTCTCGGGCGGCGGAGTCAGGACCCGCGCGCTCTTCTTCACGTCGGGCGACGAGGGCGAGGAGATGCGCGACGTCCTCGGGCAGGTCTCCGCCGCCCTGAAGTCCTCCTCGCCGAAGAACCTCCGCTGGTCGAGCGCGCACTTCCCCGGCGAGCATCACGACTCGGTCGTCCTCCAGAGCCACTACGCCGGCTTCCGGATGATTTTCGACGGCTGGTCGATCCCCACGGACCCGGAGACGGAGCAGCTGGTCGGATCGCTGGACGACGTGAAGAAGCGGTACGCGGACCTGAGCGATCGATTCGGCTTCACCGTGACGCCGCCGGAGGTCTCGGTGAACCGCCTCGGCTACCAGGCGCTCGTACGGAAGAACCTGCCGGCGGCCCTCGGCTTCTTTCGTTACAACGCGAGCACGTATCCCGAGTCCCCGAACGTCCACGACAGCCTCGGGGACGCGCTGGAGGCGAGCGGCCTGCTCGACGAGGCGCTCGCGAGCTTCTCGCGGGCCGCCGAGCTCGGCGCAAAGAGCGCCGACCCGAATGCGAAGATCTTCAAGGCAAACGCGGATCGCGTGCGCGTGCGGCTCGCGACGCAGGCCTCCGAGGCGCCCGCCCGGCGTCAGTGA
- a CDS encoding ABC transporter permease, which translates to MSGFLAITVLLAAPLLLAAAGELLLERAGSIQIGVEGTMLLGAFAAFAASQRGAGPHGALAAAVLTGVLAGAAFALFAVAGRADPVLVGTAWNLVGYGATAFGYRLLAGATGSVLEIATLPPVLLGMPAAVLFAFLAPILLELFLARTRPGLAVTAAGENPLALDALGGSVVRVRSAASLAAGALAGAGGAVLVLTVSPTFVEGVTAGRGFLALALVVFARWKPLRLIPGALLIGGATALAYRLQAGGSTAIPYAVFLALPGILALAALAVARGRGGAPKALGSPAP; encoded by the coding sequence GTGAGCGGATTCCTCGCGATCACCGTCCTCCTCGCGGCGCCGCTCCTCCTCGCGGCCGCCGGCGAGCTGCTGCTCGAGCGCGCGGGCTCGATCCAGATCGGCGTCGAAGGCACGATGCTGCTCGGCGCGTTCGCGGCCTTCGCGGCCTCGCAGAGAGGCGCGGGCCCTCACGGGGCGCTCGCCGCAGCGGTGCTCACGGGCGTCCTCGCGGGCGCCGCCTTCGCGCTCTTCGCCGTCGCCGGGCGCGCCGATCCGGTCCTCGTCGGCACTGCCTGGAATCTCGTCGGATACGGCGCGACCGCATTCGGGTACCGCCTTCTCGCGGGTGCGACGGGTTCGGTCCTCGAGATCGCGACGCTGCCGCCCGTCCTCCTCGGAATGCCCGCCGCGGTTCTCTTCGCGTTCCTCGCGCCGATCCTCCTCGAGCTCTTCCTGGCCCGGACGCGCCCCGGCCTCGCCGTGACGGCCGCCGGTGAGAATCCGCTCGCGCTCGACGCGCTGGGCGGCTCGGTCGTGCGCGTCCGCAGCGCCGCGTCGCTCGCGGCCGGCGCGCTCGCGGGCGCGGGCGGAGCCGTCCTCGTCCTCACCGTGTCGCCGACGTTCGTCGAGGGCGTGACCGCCGGCCGCGGGTTCCTCGCCCTCGCGCTCGTCGTCTTCGCGCGCTGGAAGCCGCTGCGCCTGATCCCGGGCGCGCTCCTGATCGGCGGCGCGACGGCGCTGGCATACCGGCTCCAGGCAGGGGGCTCGACGGCGATCCCCTACGCCGTCTTCCTCGCGCTCCCCGGGATCCTCGCGCTCGCCGCCCTCGCGGTTGCGCGCGGGCGCGGGGGCGCGCCGAAGGCGCTCGGGTCGCCCGCGCCCTGA
- a CDS encoding periplasmic heavy metal sensor produces MRVALAAALGAALALPALSQMPETPPGKWWKRPRVVQMLKLTPEQQEKLEEIFARNRKSFVDLKADVEKNQIDVEELVTKKDADPKKVSAAVDALEQSRMKLRKSMTMMFLEQKAVLTSQQWTLFLERRDEWRRERGEEKRRGETDRRGDMSPDGAPAPPRSSAGPRPPQ; encoded by the coding sequence ATGCGCGTCGCACTGGCCGCGGCGCTCGGCGCCGCGCTCGCGCTGCCGGCGCTCTCCCAGATGCCCGAGACGCCGCCCGGCAAGTGGTGGAAGCGGCCCCGCGTCGTCCAGATGCTCAAGCTCACGCCCGAGCAGCAGGAAAAGCTCGAGGAAATTTTCGCCCGCAACCGAAAGTCCTTCGTGGACCTCAAGGCCGACGTCGAGAAGAACCAGATCGACGTCGAGGAGCTCGTCACGAAGAAGGACGCCGATCCGAAGAAGGTCTCGGCCGCGGTCGACGCGCTCGAGCAGTCGCGGATGAAGCTCCGCAAGTCGATGACGATGATGTTCCTCGAGCAGAAAGCCGTCCTCACGTCGCAGCAGTGGACGCTGTTCCTCGAGCGCCGGGACGAGTGGCGCCGCGAGCGAGGCGAGGAAAAGCGGCGCGGCGAGACGGATCGCCGCGGCGACATGTCCCCGGACGGGGCGCCCGCCCCGCCGCGTTCCTCGGCCGGTCCCCGGCCGCCGCAGTAG
- a CDS encoding sigma-70 family RNA polymerase sigma factor: MAKVLSFPHRVDGGAGMTDELRQEEESRARTERLAAEADVIARVVAGDVDAFEYFVKTYQKRITRFVFTLLRDPSDADCVTQDVFVKAFRALPEFKGESAFETWLTRIAINTVRDRIRRRRPVVSFSDLRDLDDDDGPEIPPWLDPADGTSPERDLLSGDIRRRIAVALVTLSPRQRSIFVMKHYEEKSIAEIGDATGLDEGTIKSHLFRAARKLRVCLEDLR, encoded by the coding sequence ATGGCAAAGGTCCTCAGCTTTCCTCACCGGGTGGACGGGGGCGCGGGCATGACCGACGAGCTCCGCCAGGAGGAAGAATCGCGCGCGCGCACCGAGCGCCTGGCCGCGGAGGCGGACGTCATCGCCCGCGTCGTCGCGGGGGACGTCGACGCGTTCGAGTACTTCGTGAAGACCTACCAGAAGCGGATCACGCGCTTCGTCTTCACGCTTCTGCGCGACCCTTCCGACGCCGACTGCGTCACGCAGGACGTCTTCGTCAAGGCGTTCCGCGCGCTCCCCGAGTTCAAGGGCGAGTCCGCATTCGAGACCTGGCTCACCCGCATCGCGATCAACACGGTGCGCGACCGGATCCGCCGCCGCCGCCCCGTCGTTTCGTTCTCCGACCTGCGCGACCTCGACGACGACGACGGCCCGGAGATCCCGCCGTGGCTCGACCCGGCGGACGGCACGTCGCCGGAGCGGGACCTCCTGTCGGGAGACATTCGCCGGCGCATTGCCGTCGCGCTCGTCACGCTGTCCCCACGGCAGCGCTCGATCTTCGTTATGAAGCACTACGAGGAGAAGTCCATCGCCGAAATCGGCGACGCGACCGGACTCGACGAGGGGACGATCAAGTCCCACCTCTTCCGCGCGGCCCGCAAGCTGCGCGTCTGCCTGGAGGACCTGCGATGA
- a CDS encoding phosphotransferase, whose amino-acid sequence MTTLADSVTFPAAGVRHPGRHEVLEATFARGDEHIAAVVKKVRVGGGRDRAERSWEVARALVARGIDTPEPLAVGRVGGEGWYVARRLEGAEQIRRWFLERDGAGLPAPSLPYGFEEIVAALARLARRLHDSGVFFRDFTDGNVLVTRGESGPRLWLVDLDRARVGDAPIPFLSRCRDLARPGLNRPEDVKLLLSRYFDPEPVPPAAAFCVPALRRRIVLWDDFKARVRPWRK is encoded by the coding sequence ATGACGACGCTCGCCGACTCCGTCACGTTTCCGGCCGCCGGAGTGAGGCACCCCGGGCGGCACGAGGTTCTCGAGGCGACGTTCGCACGCGGCGACGAGCACATCGCAGCCGTCGTGAAGAAGGTCCGGGTCGGCGGCGGCCGCGACCGGGCGGAGCGGTCGTGGGAGGTTGCTCGGGCGCTCGTCGCCCGCGGAATCGATACGCCCGAGCCGCTCGCCGTGGGCCGCGTCGGCGGCGAAGGCTGGTACGTCGCGCGCCGGCTCGAGGGCGCCGAGCAGATCCGCCGGTGGTTCCTCGAGCGCGACGGCGCCGGTTTGCCGGCGCCTTCGCTTCCGTACGGGTTCGAGGAGATCGTGGCGGCGCTCGCGCGCCTCGCGCGGCGCCTGCACGACTCGGGCGTTTTCTTCCGGGACTTCACGGACGGCAACGTCCTCGTCACGCGGGGAGAGTCGGGACCCCGCCTCTGGCTCGTGGATCTCGACAGGGCCCGGGTCGGGGACGCGCCGATTCCGTTTCTTTCGCGCTGCCGCGACCTCGCCCGCCCGGGACTGAACCGGCCGGAGGACGTCAAGCTCCTTCTTTCCAGGTACTTCGACCCGGAGCCCGTGCCCCCGGCCGCCGCATTCTGCGTCCCGGCCCTGCGCCGGCGGATCGTCCTCTGGGACGACTTCAAGGCCCGGGTCCGCCCCTGGCGGAAGTGA
- a CDS encoding PilZ domain-containing protein, with protein MKKDERRTGERARAVIPIGVRIGERKLTAGCTLDAGPTGALILCTENVAIGTELHVTNLQSDEWFTCRVVRTAGKHESGRHALGVEILGTDVKEPEPADATSTTSARVKKRKPAH; from the coding sequence ATGAAAAAGGACGAGCGGCGGACGGGGGAGCGCGCGAGAGCGGTGATCCCGATCGGCGTCCGCATCGGCGAGCGCAAGCTGACGGCCGGCTGCACGCTCGACGCAGGCCCGACCGGGGCGCTCATCCTGTGCACCGAGAACGTCGCCATCGGCACCGAGCTCCACGTCACGAATCTTCAGTCAGACGAGTGGTTCACGTGCCGCGTCGTCAGGACCGCCGGAAAGCACGAGTCGGGCCGCCACGCGCTCGGCGTCGAGATCCTCGGCACGGACGTCAAAGAGCCCGAACCGGCGGACGCAACGTCCACCACGTCCGCCAGGGTCAAGAAGCGGAAACCCGCTCACTGA
- a CDS encoding ABC transporter permease produces the protein MSVPRRVLVPAAAAVTALATLAGLAVLAGASPLDALRALALGSLGSRAAIGETLLRSTGIVLTAAGACLALRAGVLNIGLEGQFLAGAAAAAAVGPALAGMPFVARAAILLAAALAGALWVLPAAVLAAKRNVPEVLSTILLNLIAATAAGGLVRGALRDPAGDYPQSRALPDAVRLEPLFSGGRATAAVLVALLAVAILAVLLAATPLGLKLRTVGLAPKAARAIGLADGRLKLLAFAGSGALAGLAGGLEVLGVTGRLYDPFATGTGYTGLAAALLGQAQPVASAFAGLFFAALGAGSSAMQRDTGVPAALAALVPGVLVLAVLAARARAGRSGS, from the coding sequence GTGAGCGTCCCGCGCCGCGTGCTCGTGCCCGCCGCCGCCGCGGTGACCGCGCTCGCGACGCTCGCCGGGCTCGCGGTCCTCGCGGGCGCCTCTCCCCTAGACGCGCTCCGCGCGCTCGCGCTCGGCAGCCTCGGCTCGCGCGCCGCGATCGGCGAGACGCTCCTGCGCTCGACCGGCATCGTCCTCACCGCCGCCGGCGCCTGCCTCGCGCTGAGGGCCGGCGTCCTGAACATCGGCCTCGAGGGCCAGTTTCTCGCGGGCGCCGCCGCAGCAGCCGCCGTCGGCCCCGCGCTCGCCGGCATGCCGTTCGTCGCGCGCGCGGCGATCCTCCTCGCCGCGGCGCTCGCGGGCGCGCTCTGGGTGCTGCCGGCCGCAGTCCTCGCGGCGAAACGCAACGTACCGGAGGTCCTCTCGACGATTCTGCTGAACCTGATCGCGGCAACCGCGGCAGGCGGCCTCGTGCGCGGCGCCCTGCGGGATCCCGCCGGGGACTACCCGCAGAGCCGTGCGCTCCCGGACGCCGTGAGGCTGGAGCCGCTCTTCTCCGGCGGCCGGGCGACCGCCGCCGTCCTCGTCGCATTGCTCGCAGTGGCGATCCTCGCCGTGCTGCTCGCGGCGACGCCGCTGGGACTGAAACTCCGCACCGTCGGCCTCGCGCCCAAAGCGGCCCGCGCGATCGGGCTCGCGGACGGGCGGCTGAAGCTGCTTGCCTTCGCGGGTTCCGGCGCGCTCGCGGGCCTCGCCGGCGGGCTCGAGGTTCTCGGCGTGACGGGGCGGCTCTACGACCCGTTCGCGACCGGGACGGGCTACACCGGCCTCGCGGCCGCGCTGCTCGGGCAGGCGCAGCCCGTCGCGTCCGCATTCGCCGGCCTTTTCTTCGCCGCGCTCGGCGCCGGATCGTCCGCGATGCAGCGCGACACCGGCGTGCCCGCGGCTCTCGCGGCGCTCGTCCCCGGCGTCCTCGTCCTCGCCGTGCTCGCCGCGCGCGCCCGCGCCGGAAGGAGCGGCTCGTGA
- a CDS encoding tetratricopeptide repeat protein, producing MTRKVLPGLLLFAAVATAFLPALAAGFIWNDDTYLTANRTLDGLDGLRLIWTQPRANEQFYPMVFTSFWVEKRLWGLDPFGYHLVNVLLHAGSALLLWRFLARLGLRGAWLAAAAFALHPMCVESVAWVTERKNTLSLFLSLLAMHAYLAARGPREEEKTEDLLRKGKRQRRAANGVSVAGSAPARRPLLSFIGFFLFLLSVFAKTTASVIPGVLLVLVWWRDGRVKRADVLPLVPWFAAGIALGAQTAWLERTAVMAVGKEWALDLPSRVVLAGRVALFYSQKLLLPLDLAFIYPRWTVDPHAPIQWLPPLVVFLALFLAWRFRERLGRGPFAFLLLFGGVLFPAMGFFNVYPMRFSWVADHFAYQAVAVFAASAVCGAAAWTAGWRAPSRRAAAAFAVAVIALLGTLTFRQSRIYRNEETLWSATLVKNPDCFICHTNYGIWLMENGRDPEAATHLEASNRLKPDEVPTLLNLALIDERRGRYDDAAALLRSALRVDPANAAALINLAKADARAGRVNEAIASYREALRVGSAGDHLAHNGLGAALMRQGREAEAIEHFREALRLKPDYEHARMNLERALSSGRR from the coding sequence GTGACGCGAAAGGTCCTCCCCGGGCTCCTCCTCTTCGCGGCGGTCGCGACGGCCTTTCTGCCGGCGCTCGCCGCGGGCTTCATCTGGAACGACGACACGTATCTCACTGCGAATCGCACGCTGGACGGCCTCGACGGCCTCCGCCTCATCTGGACGCAGCCGCGTGCCAACGAGCAGTTCTATCCGATGGTGTTCACGTCGTTCTGGGTCGAGAAGCGCCTCTGGGGCCTCGACCCGTTCGGGTACCACCTCGTCAACGTGCTGCTGCACGCCGGGTCGGCCCTCCTGCTCTGGCGGTTCCTCGCGCGCCTGGGACTGCGCGGCGCGTGGCTCGCGGCCGCCGCGTTCGCGCTCCACCCGATGTGCGTGGAATCCGTCGCGTGGGTCACGGAGCGCAAGAACACGCTGTCGCTTTTCCTGTCTCTCCTGGCGATGCACGCGTACCTCGCGGCACGGGGCCCTCGAGAGGAAGAGAAGACCGAGGATCTTCTTAGAAAGGGTAAGAGGCAGCGGCGCGCCGCCAACGGCGTGTCCGTTGCCGGGAGCGCGCCGGCGCGGCGTCCCCTTCTTTCATTCATAGGATTTTTCCTCTTCCTTCTCTCCGTGTTTGCGAAGACAACAGCTTCCGTCATCCCGGGAGTTCTCCTCGTCCTCGTCTGGTGGCGGGACGGGCGCGTCAAGAGGGCCGACGTTCTCCCGCTCGTTCCGTGGTTCGCGGCCGGAATCGCTCTCGGCGCCCAAACGGCGTGGCTCGAGCGCACGGCCGTCATGGCCGTCGGCAAGGAATGGGCGCTGGACCTGCCGAGCCGCGTCGTGCTCGCGGGCCGCGTGGCCCTCTTCTATTCGCAGAAACTCCTTCTTCCCCTCGACCTCGCGTTCATCTACCCGCGTTGGACGGTCGATCCCCATGCACCCATTCAATGGCTTCCCCCTCTGGTTGTCTTCCTCGCCCTTTTCCTGGCGTGGCGGTTTCGGGAGCGCCTCGGCCGCGGCCCGTTCGCTTTCCTGCTGCTCTTCGGCGGGGTCCTTTTCCCCGCGATGGGGTTCTTCAACGTCTACCCGATGCGCTTCTCGTGGGTCGCCGACCATTTCGCCTATCAGGCCGTCGCGGTCTTCGCGGCCTCTGCCGTGTGCGGCGCCGCCGCGTGGACCGCGGGGTGGCGGGCGCCGTCGCGGCGCGCCGCCGCCGCGTTCGCCGTGGCCGTGATCGCGCTGCTCGGGACGCTCACCTTCCGCCAGAGCCGGATCTACCGCAACGAGGAAACTCTCTGGAGCGCGACGCTCGTGAAGAACCCGGACTGCTTCATCTGCCATACGAACTACGGGATCTGGCTCATGGAGAACGGCCGCGATCCCGAGGCCGCCACGCATCTCGAAGCGTCGAACCGCCTCAAACCGGACGAGGTCCCGACCCTGCTCAATCTCGCGCTGATCGACGAGCGGCGGGGCCGCTACGACGACGCGGCCGCCCTGCTCCGCTCGGCCCTCCGCGTCGATCCCGCGAACGCCGCCGCCCTGATCAACCTCGCGAAGGCGGACGCCCGCGCCGGCCGCGTGAACGAGGCGATCGCGTCGTACCGGGAGGCGCTGCGCGTCGGGTCCGCCGGGGACCATCTCGCGCACAACGGCCTCGGCGCGGCCCTCATGCGGCAGGGCCGGGAGGCCGAGGCGATCGAGCACTTCCGGGAGGCGCTGCGCCTGAAGCCCGACTACGAGCATGCGCGCATGAATCTCGAGCGCGCGCTCTCGAGCGGACGCCGCTAG
- a CDS encoding phospholipid carrier-dependent glycosyltransferase encodes MTAPPTRLTVPLWLAAAAAALCLVAAAGRDFWSPDEPDFAEHVREMLERKSLLLPYENGKPYSEKPILYYWAVAATTPFTGGDVSPLGTRVPSALAAAVLVFGAAALAGRRGGEKEALIAGAATAVAPIVFWQGQYVQVDALFSGLLMLSLLAVFFLEGEEGKVPARRWLWVLRVALAAAVLTKGPLAVVLVGLVVLARCAIARSLLLLRRLQPIRSIFVFLLLVLPWYFFAARAGGPAYAYDLIVNQNWNRFFQAFDHIQPWWFYFESMWSDFFPWTALALAAPLVLVPRGLFRERPELGFSATVAAVCFVFLSTSQAKQGKYLLVAYPFAAVLVAALVAAADRPRDARDSARGYVRGYAGLVAGILLAAAIALGPVVARRAPAFSGLVPLVAIPLGVGALGTFFVLFRRREAAPAVLALAAAVAAGELAAGAVVLPALDVLKTGRPFYERIRPRVSAGQPLAYFGGTYRCYPILVLRRKTEHFKTDRDLADWLERTPGALVLADESERQYWKDERLSRLVVLDRQRVGGDVAQLLALR; translated from the coding sequence GTGACTGCCCCTCCGACCCGCCTCACCGTGCCGCTCTGGCTCGCGGCCGCCGCGGCCGCGCTCTGTCTCGTCGCGGCGGCGGGGCGCGACTTCTGGTCGCCGGACGAGCCCGATTTCGCCGAGCACGTGCGCGAGATGCTCGAGCGAAAGAGCCTCCTCCTTCCGTACGAGAACGGAAAGCCGTACTCCGAAAAGCCGATCCTCTACTACTGGGCGGTCGCCGCGACGACGCCGTTCACGGGCGGCGACGTGTCACCCCTCGGCACCCGCGTCCCGTCCGCGCTCGCGGCGGCGGTCCTCGTCTTCGGCGCCGCGGCGCTCGCGGGGCGGCGCGGGGGGGAGAAGGAAGCCCTGATTGCGGGCGCCGCGACGGCGGTGGCGCCGATCGTCTTCTGGCAGGGGCAGTACGTGCAGGTGGACGCCCTCTTTTCAGGGTTGCTGATGCTCAGTCTGCTCGCTGTTTTTTTCTTAGAAGGTGAAGAGGGGAAGGTTCCGGCGCGCCGCTGGCTGTGGGTGCTGCGGGTGGCGCTCGCGGCGGCGGTCCTCACCAAAGGGCCCCTCGCCGTGGTGCTCGTGGGTCTGGTCGTCCTTGCCCGCTGCGCCATCGCCAGGTCCCTGCTCCTCCTCCGCCGTCTGCAACCCATTCGAAGCATCTTTGTCTTTCTCCTCCTCGTCCTCCCCTGGTATTTCTTCGCCGCCCGCGCCGGAGGCCCCGCGTACGCGTACGACCTGATCGTCAACCAGAACTGGAACCGCTTCTTCCAGGCGTTCGACCACATCCAGCCGTGGTGGTTCTATTTCGAGAGCATGTGGAGCGATTTCTTCCCGTGGACGGCGCTCGCGCTCGCCGCGCCACTCGTCCTCGTGCCGCGCGGGCTGTTTCGCGAGCGGCCGGAGCTCGGGTTCTCCGCCACCGTCGCCGCGGTCTGCTTCGTCTTCCTGTCGACGTCGCAGGCCAAGCAGGGCAAGTACCTGCTCGTCGCGTACCCGTTCGCGGCGGTCCTCGTGGCCGCGCTCGTCGCGGCGGCCGACCGCCCGCGCGACGCGCGGGATTCGGCGCGCGGGTACGTGCGGGGGTACGCCGGACTCGTGGCCGGGATCCTCCTCGCCGCGGCGATCGCGCTGGGGCCGGTCGTGGCGCGCCGGGCGCCGGCATTCTCGGGCCTCGTGCCGCTCGTTGCGATCCCGCTCGGCGTCGGGGCGCTCGGGACGTTCTTCGTCCTCTTCCGCCGGCGCGAGGCCGCGCCGGCCGTCCTCGCGCTCGCCGCGGCGGTCGCGGCGGGAGAGCTCGCCGCCGGCGCCGTCGTTCTGCCGGCCCTCGACGTGCTCAAGACCGGGCGGCCGTTCTACGAGCGCATCCGCCCGCGCGTGTCCGCGGGTCAGCCGCTCGCGTACTTCGGCGGAACGTACCGGTGTTACCCGATCCTCGTTCTGAGGCGGAAGACGGAGCACTTCAAGACCGACCGCGACCTTGCGGACTGGCTCGAGCGGACGCCCGGCGCGCTCGTCCTCGCCGACGAGAGCGAGCGGCAGTACTGGAAGGACGAGCGGCTCTCGCGTCTCGTCGTCCTCGACCGGCAGCGCGTGGGCGGAGACGTCGCGCAGCTCCTCGCGCTGCGATGA